Proteins co-encoded in one Candidatus Hydrogenedentota bacterium genomic window:
- a CDS encoding ABC transporter permease, protein MVTMDFRHYTNLVLHKAWADFRAEAERTYLGVIWWVLDPLINLAVYYLVFGVIFDRGTPDFVPFLITGLVAWRFFEATVVRASNSILQNVAMVRQVAFRKVVFPLIAVATCLLEYLFSLALLLVILLLYGYTPSAAWLAFPLLLMLEVVMVLAFSLPLAAMVPFVPDMAKLVTQALRIMFYMSGIFFNVDTLGPRARMILGLNPMVHLVKEMRAVLMHHQWPELSVLGLVLLVSLAAAAAGWALISRFDPLFAKRIAR, encoded by the coding sequence ATGGTCACGATGGATTTCCGCCATTACACAAATCTGGTGTTGCACAAGGCCTGGGCCGATTTTCGCGCCGAGGCCGAGCGCACCTATTTGGGGGTCATCTGGTGGGTGCTCGACCCGCTGATTAATCTGGCGGTGTACTATCTGGTGTTCGGCGTGATTTTTGACCGGGGCACCCCGGATTTTGTGCCTTTTCTGATTACGGGCCTGGTGGCGTGGCGCTTTTTTGAGGCGACGGTGGTCCGCGCCTCCAATTCCATCCTGCAGAATGTCGCCATGGTGCGGCAGGTCGCTTTCCGGAAAGTGGTTTTTCCCCTCATTGCGGTGGCGACATGCCTGCTCGAGTACCTGTTTTCCCTTGCGCTGCTCCTGGTCATCCTGCTGCTTTACGGGTACACCCCCTCCGCGGCATGGCTGGCCTTTCCACTGCTTCTCATGCTGGAGGTGGTGATGGTCCTCGCCTTCTCGCTGCCCCTCGCGGCGATGGTGCCGTTCGTTCCCGACATGGCCAAGCTGGTCACGCAGGCGCTGCGAATCATGTTTTACATGTCCGGCATCTTCTTTAATGTGGACACCCTCGGGCCCCGCGCCCGGATGATTCTGGGGTTGAACCCGATGGTGCACCTCGTCAAGGAGATGCGCGCCGTGCTGATGCACCATCAATGGCCCGAACTGTCCGTGCTGGGCCTCGTGCTGCTGGTTTCCCTGGCCGCGGCGGCCGCGGGCTGGGCGCTCATCAGCCGGTTTGACCCCCTGTTTGCCAAGAGGATCGCGCGATGA
- a CDS encoding GntR family transcriptional regulator translates to MTRPKHKTNDDLLTLLSAVDLQSSVAVYVQIENHIRFAISSGKLKPGDQLPAVRELSERLDVNTNTVSKAYRDLVVMGLLYTRRGMGVFVSLDIEDKCRDDCRRRILVRLNEVICESKAAGLEDKEIIEVVEKLLKLKVNPYGPLPPALLNLVTKGRRK, encoded by the coding sequence ATGACAAGGCCGAAACACAAAACAAACGATGACCTCCTAACCCTTCTCTCGGCCGTGGACCTGCAAAGCAGTGTGGCGGTCTATGTCCAAATCGAGAATCATATCCGGTTTGCCATCTCTTCAGGGAAGCTGAAGCCGGGGGACCAGCTCCCGGCGGTCCGGGAACTTTCCGAGCGGCTTGACGTCAACACCAACACCGTTTCCAAGGCCTACCGCGATCTGGTGGTGATGGGCCTGCTCTACACGCGCCGGGGCATGGGCGTTTTTGTCAGCCTGGACATCGAGGACAAGTGCCGCGACGACTGCCGGCGCCGCATCCTGGTCCGGCTCAACGAGGTGATTTGCGAGAGCAAGGCGGCCGGTCTTGAGGACAAGGAAATCATTGAGGTGGTCGAGAAACTGCTCAAGCTCAAGGTGAACCCTTACGGCCCCCTTCCGCCGGCACTGCTTAACCTGGTCACCAAAGGCCGCCGCAAGTAA
- a CDS encoding ABC transporter ATP-binding protein, whose translation MSETRRLVIRLDHVGVSYWLKQSLFKRRKFWALRDVSFDLYEGDSLGVIGKNGVGKSTLLRLLAGVMAPDCGVLENRGVSTSLLSLNLGFLPYLSGRENAILGGMFQGMTRAEIEAKMDDIVRFAELNEFIDQPVSSYSSGMQARLGFSVAFQVQPDVVLIDEVIGVGDADFQQKSVAVMKERIRAKDTTIVFVSHSAALIKELCNRAVWIEDRIVQLEGDAETVLAAYNNFLKTGKKCVEAPSGAG comes from the coding sequence ATGAGCGAGACGCGCCGCCTGGTCATCCGCCTCGACCATGTCGGGGTCAGTTACTGGCTGAAGCAGAGCCTTTTCAAGCGGCGCAAATTTTGGGCGCTGCGGGATGTCTCCTTCGACCTGTACGAGGGGGACTCGCTGGGGGTGATTGGGAAGAACGGCGTGGGGAAGAGCACTCTGCTGCGGCTGCTGGCCGGGGTGATGGCGCCGGACTGCGGCGTGCTGGAGAACCGGGGGGTGAGCACGTCGCTGCTCTCGCTGAACCTGGGGTTTCTGCCGTACCTGTCGGGGCGGGAGAACGCGATTTTGGGGGGGATGTTCCAGGGGATGACGCGGGCCGAAATCGAGGCGAAGATGGACGACATTGTCCGCTTCGCAGAGTTAAACGAGTTCATAGACCAGCCTGTCAGTTCGTACTCCTCGGGGATGCAGGCGCGGCTGGGCTTTTCCGTCGCCTTTCAGGTGCAGCCGGACGTGGTGCTGATTGACGAGGTTATCGGGGTGGGCGACGCGGACTTCCAGCAGAAGTCCGTGGCGGTGATGAAGGAGCGCATCCGGGCGAAAGACACCACCATTGTTTTCGTGTCGCACAGTGCGGCCCTCATCAAGGAACTCTGCAACCGCGCGGTGTGGATCGAGGACCGCATTGTCCAGTTGGAGGGGGATGCGGAGACCGTGCTGGCGGCCTACAACAATTTCCTCAAGACGGGCAAAAAGTGCGTCGAGGCGCCTTCCGGCGCCGGTTGA
- a CDS encoding DUF1573 domain-containing protein → MVTRKSLLFVPLCVACLTVIAFSGCGGSKPQEAPKAAPPAAEAVAAKLAPVTAPSAVDVSAPPAPQPMPVSETPVTAETAPAPAPAPAPEPVSTPAPAAPPAASPAADGAPVISCAEPVFDFGETEEEKIEHGFVLRNNGAGTLEITNVKASCGCTTTKLDTTTLAPGAEVTLAASLSLKGRQGKQHKTINVESNDPASPTLTLTLTGSAVPSIVLSPENINLGRIEDDEPRGATFTIKSNKADLSFEVQSVQVDGISFMEHTITEVTPGREFRVDLNSKGPLPVGLHTGRAVVRTSTLERAVIWVPISMEVVGAVLVRPPQFNLRESEDPADMESQQISISPGRLKEYKIREVVPPLDSVSVEVKDVGNFQYRVAISNMPRSMELNGKEFVIRLDDAANTEVKIPIRVFKTPANRAVLDAQKKAAAAAAAPPQPVNPLPEAARTVVETPPAP, encoded by the coding sequence ATGGTTACAAGGAAGTCGCTGCTGTTTGTGCCCCTGTGTGTGGCATGCCTGACTGTCATCGCTTTTTCCGGATGCGGCGGAAGCAAGCCGCAGGAAGCCCCGAAGGCCGCCCCCCCCGCCGCGGAGGCTGTGGCGGCAAAGTTGGCGCCGGTCACCGCGCCGTCCGCAGTGGACGTGTCCGCCCCCCCCGCGCCGCAGCCCATGCCGGTCTCGGAAACCCCCGTGACGGCGGAAACCGCCCCCGCCCCCGCCCCCGCCCCCGCGCCTGAACCGGTCTCCACGCCCGCCCCGGCGGCACCGCCGGCGGCATCCCCTGCGGCGGACGGGGCCCCCGTCATCAGTTGCGCCGAGCCCGTTTTCGATTTTGGCGAAACAGAGGAGGAGAAAATCGAACACGGTTTTGTCCTGCGCAACAACGGCGCGGGGACGCTGGAAATCACCAATGTGAAGGCGTCCTGCGGCTGCACCACGACCAAGCTCGACACCACAACGCTTGCGCCGGGCGCCGAGGTCACCCTGGCCGCCTCGCTCAGCCTGAAAGGGCGCCAGGGCAAGCAGCACAAGACCATCAATGTCGAGTCCAACGACCCCGCAAGCCCGACACTCACCCTGACACTGACCGGCAGCGCCGTTCCCAGCATCGTGCTGTCGCCTGAAAACATCAATCTGGGCCGGATTGAGGACGACGAGCCGCGCGGCGCCACTTTCACCATCAAGTCAAACAAGGCGGACCTCTCCTTTGAAGTGCAGTCGGTCCAGGTGGACGGCATTTCCTTCATGGAGCACACGATCACCGAAGTGACGCCGGGCAGGGAGTTCCGCGTTGATTTGAACAGCAAGGGCCCGCTGCCGGTGGGACTGCACACGGGCCGTGCCGTTGTGCGCACCAGCACGCTGGAGCGCGCGGTAATCTGGGTTCCCATCAGCATGGAGGTGGTGGGCGCGGTGCTGGTGAGGCCGCCGCAATTCAACCTGCGCGAGTCGGAAGACCCCGCGGACATGGAGAGCCAGCAGATCAGCATCTCGCCTGGCCGGCTCAAGGAATACAAAATCCGGGAGGTGGTGCCCCCGCTCGACAGTGTCAGCGTGGAGGTGAAGGATGTAGGCAATTTCCAGTACCGGGTGGCCATCAGCAACATGCCGCGGAGCATGGAACTCAACGGCAAGGAATTTGTCATCAGGCTTGACGACGCCGCCAACACCGAGGTGAAAATCCCCATCCGGGTGTTCAAGACGCCGGCAAACCGGGCCGTGCTGGACGCGCAGAAGAAGGCGGCGGCCGCCGCGGCCGCGCCGCCCCAGCCGGTGAACCCGCTTCCGGAAGCCGCGCGCACCGTGGTGGAGACGCCTCCGGCTCCGTGA
- a CDS encoding CehA/McbA family metallohydrolase, which yields MKTRGLCLALVALLAGCAGTGTGRGVSGPVDAETPKARAAEPAPPAVDLEVRPKGALYVMLRNVVGQALEGRVDLRSLEGGATRTVEVAGGSWSGPQPQGEYRAYVHILEREVPVLAEIRDVTVRAGEETVLAVNLLEGASGAVPLRAFDSDGDLAIDRVELAAGTDPYNAASMPGRPELNWDTRVLRGGPQWFRGELHAYSEHGGGRETVAQLVARAERAGLDFLAIADRNTLAAARDPGFRSDRLALIPAMEWGADGQGVALVYGPLTEPDPPTTISAAQAECIRVQAQGGVWAVAHPCFPTKPWQWGLSYVNAVEVWFRDWRGTPPMSLNNLREEIKVRKDGALVHSIAAAAGMAGLDQVSANAQSSQFWDYELNRGLMASAIAGSGSGNKDLPLGRPVTYIHAAELSLPALLDGLRMGRTYVSCDLNGPQLGFCADVLGDGKVDVGMGGVVPLNVETVFDAAVLNALGKKLQVLENGRPIRTVPINDNNTAIRFRRKPTTYSTYRLRVIGPADPKAKGFGPIEVYAVSSPIYAQDITQELLWRNPNLDPDKTWVRIQSEDVMEVELPENVPPMTAPAW from the coding sequence ATGAAAACACGTGGTCTTTGCCTGGCTTTGGTTGCGCTGCTGGCGGGGTGCGCGGGAACCGGGACCGGCCGGGGGGTATCCGGGCCGGTGGACGCTGAAACACCCAAGGCGCGCGCGGCGGAGCCCGCGCCGCCGGCGGTGGACCTGGAGGTGCGCCCAAAGGGCGCCTTGTATGTCATGCTGCGCAACGTGGTGGGGCAGGCGCTGGAGGGCCGTGTGGACCTTCGCAGTCTGGAGGGCGGGGCGACGCGGACCGTGGAAGTTGCGGGCGGCTCATGGTCCGGCCCGCAGCCGCAGGGGGAATACCGGGCCTATGTCCACATTCTCGAGCGGGAGGTGCCCGTGCTGGCGGAAATCCGGGACGTGACCGTGCGCGCCGGCGAGGAGACCGTGCTTGCGGTCAACCTGCTTGAGGGCGCCAGCGGCGCGGTGCCCCTGCGGGCCTTCGACTCGGACGGGGACCTGGCCATTGACCGGGTGGAGCTGGCGGCGGGCACGGACCCGTACAACGCGGCAAGCATGCCGGGGCGTCCCGAACTGAACTGGGACACCCGCGTGCTGCGCGGCGGGCCGCAGTGGTTCCGGGGCGAGCTTCACGCCTACTCCGAACACGGGGGGGGGCGGGAGACGGTGGCGCAGTTGGTGGCCCGCGCCGAGCGGGCCGGACTGGACTTTCTGGCGATTGCCGACCGGAACACCCTTGCGGCTGCGCGGGACCCCGGGTTCCGGTCGGACCGGCTGGCGCTGATTCCCGCCATGGAGTGGGGCGCCGACGGGCAGGGGGTGGCGCTGGTGTACGGCCCCCTCACGGAGCCGGACCCGCCCACGACCATCTCCGCCGCGCAGGCGGAATGCATCCGGGTGCAGGCGCAGGGCGGCGTGTGGGCCGTCGCGCACCCCTGCTTCCCCACCAAGCCGTGGCAGTGGGGGCTTAGCTACGTGAACGCCGTCGAGGTGTGGTTTCGCGACTGGCGGGGCACCCCCCCGATGTCGCTGAACAACCTCCGCGAGGAGATTAAAGTCCGGAAGGACGGCGCGCTGGTGCACTCGATCGCGGCGGCGGCGGGGATGGCGGGGCTTGACCAGGTGTCGGCTAACGCCCAGTCCAGCCAGTTCTGGGACTATGAACTGAACCGCGGGCTCATGGCGTCGGCCATCGCCGGGTCGGGCTCCGGAAACAAGGACCTTCCCCTGGGCCGGCCAGTCACCTACATCCACGCGGCGGAACTGTCGCTTCCCGCCCTTCTGGACGGGCTGCGCATGGGCCGCACCTATGTGTCGTGCGACTTGAACGGCCCGCAGTTGGGTTTTTGCGCGGACGTGCTTGGGGACGGCAAGGTGGACGTGGGCATGGGCGGCGTGGTGCCCCTGAACGTGGAGACCGTGTTTGACGCGGCGGTGCTCAACGCGCTGGGCAAGAAGCTCCAGGTGCTGGAGAACGGGCGCCCCATCCGCACCGTGCCCATAAACGACAACAACACGGCCATCCGGTTCCGGCGCAAGCCCACCACCTACTCGACATACCGGCTGCGCGTCATCGGCCCGGCGGACCCCAAGGCGAAGGGCTTCGGGCCCATCGAGGTGTACGCCGTCTCCAGCCCGATTTACGCCCAGGACATCACGCAGGAACTGCTCTGGCGCAACCCGAACCTTGACCCGGACAAGACCTGGGTGCGCATCCAGTCCGAGGATGTCATGGAGGTGGAACTGCCGGAGAACGTGCCGCCCATGACCGCGCCCGCCTGGTAG
- a CDS encoding endonuclease/exonuclease/phosphatase family protein: MKFALYNIRYATGTGIGYHLPVPFSGYFRPSKRNLGRIIHFLEAERPDIIGLVEVDEGSYRSRNLNQAEYIAERLGYSHVYESKYGERSLVRQMPVLRRQGNAFITNQAIEAQKFHFFRQGMKRLVIELEFDTFAIFLVHLSLAYRHRQYQLGDLYGMFKKAQKPVLVAGDFNAFWGQRELDLFMGATGLVNANGEGVPTFPSHAPRRQLDFILHSPEIKVSGFHVPQVRLSDHMPLVCEFSPPGLGGERAETVSALPAPQNASDAA; the protein is encoded by the coding sequence ATGAAATTCGCCCTGTACAACATCCGCTACGCCACCGGCACCGGCATTGGCTACCATCTGCCGGTGCCGTTTTCCGGATATTTCCGGCCCAGCAAGCGCAACCTCGGCCGCATCATCCATTTCCTCGAGGCGGAGCGTCCGGACATCATCGGGCTCGTCGAGGTGGACGAGGGCTCGTACCGCTCGCGAAACCTAAACCAGGCCGAATACATCGCGGAGCGTCTCGGCTACAGTCACGTTTACGAGTCCAAATACGGCGAGCGCTCCCTGGTCAGGCAGATGCCCGTGCTGCGGCGCCAGGGAAACGCCTTCATCACCAACCAGGCCATCGAGGCGCAGAAGTTTCATTTCTTCCGCCAGGGGATGAAGCGCCTGGTTATTGAACTGGAGTTTGACACGTTCGCCATTTTCCTGGTGCACCTGTCACTGGCCTACCGGCACCGGCAGTACCAGTTGGGCGACCTGTACGGCATGTTCAAGAAGGCGCAAAAGCCCGTGCTGGTCGCGGGCGATTTTAACGCCTTTTGGGGCCAGCGGGAGCTGGACCTTTTCATGGGCGCCACGGGGCTGGTGAACGCGAACGGCGAGGGGGTGCCGACCTTCCCCAGCCACGCGCCGAGGCGGCAGCTCGACTTTATCCTGCACAGCCCGGAAATCAAGGTTTCCGGATTCCATGTGCCCCAGGTGCGCCTGTCGGACCACATGCCCCTGGTCTGCGAGTTTTCCCCGCCCGGTCTGGGCGGGGAAAGGGCGGAGACTGTCTCCGCCCTTCCCGCGCCGCAAAACGCCTCGGACGCCGCCTGA
- a CDS encoding class I SAM-dependent methyltransferase: MLPIKIAVNSLLRRAGYQISRFEPAAPAPVIDGLPADFDDEDRRLWGRVHPHTMTSPERVFSLRRAVEHVSAAGIPGDIVECGVWRGGSAMAMALTLARLGDTARGLYLYDTYDDGWPAGGEFDITREGVPAHQLWLDAQARGETAETLFAQLEGVRLVMESTGYPMDRVFLVKGKVEDTIPGVAPETISLLRLDTDWYESTRHEFEHLWPRLSPGGVLIIDDYGLWQGSRKATDEYFAAHGIHMLLHRVDTMGYRIGIKR; the protein is encoded by the coding sequence ATGCTGCCAATCAAAATCGCCGTCAACAGCCTGCTGCGCCGCGCGGGATACCAGATCAGCCGTTTTGAGCCCGCCGCACCCGCCCCGGTCATTGACGGCCTGCCCGCCGACTTTGACGACGAGGACCGGCGCCTGTGGGGGCGGGTCCATCCCCACACCATGACCTCGCCGGAGCGCGTTTTCTCGCTGCGCCGCGCCGTTGAGCATGTGTCGGCGGCGGGGATTCCGGGAGACATTGTCGAGTGCGGGGTGTGGCGGGGCGGCAGCGCGATGGCGATGGCGCTGACCCTGGCGCGGCTGGGGGACACCGCGCGCGGGCTTTACCTGTACGACACCTACGATGACGGCTGGCCGGCGGGCGGCGAGTTCGACATCACCCGCGAGGGGGTCCCCGCCCACCAGCTTTGGCTGGACGCCCAGGCGCGCGGCGAGACGGCGGAAACGCTGTTCGCGCAGTTGGAGGGGGTGCGCCTCGTGATGGAGTCCACGGGTTACCCCATGGACCGCGTCTTCCTGGTGAAGGGGAAAGTGGAGGACACCATTCCCGGGGTGGCACCGGAGACCATCTCGCTGCTGCGGCTCGACACCGACTGGTATGAGTCCACCCGGCACGAGTTCGAGCATCTGTGGCCGCGCCTCTCGCCGGGGGGCGTCCTCATCATTGACGACTACGGACTCTGGCAGGGGTCACGGAAGGCGACGGACGAGTACTTCGCCGCGCACGGCATCCACATGCTGCTGCACCGGGTGGACACCATGGGATACCGCATCGGGATCAAGCGGTGA
- a CDS encoding DJ-1/PfpI family protein, with protein sequence MPKVLIPLAGGCEEMEAVTLIDVLRRAGAEVVTAGLSDGPVKASRDVVLLPDTTLDKALATGGFDAVVLPGGLGGTNALAADGRIITLLQDTAAAGKTVAAICAAPIVLAKAGLLRGRNFTVYPGALDGPAAGGTLTGAAVEADGNVLTSRGPGTALDFALHLAEHLCGKAVRDRVEKDLVR encoded by the coding sequence ATGCCGAAAGTGCTGATTCCCCTGGCGGGGGGATGCGAGGAAATGGAGGCGGTCACCCTGATTGATGTGCTGCGGCGCGCGGGGGCGGAGGTGGTGACGGCGGGACTCTCCGACGGCCCGGTCAAGGCCAGCCGGGACGTGGTCCTGCTGCCGGACACGACCCTGGACAAGGCGCTGGCGACGGGCGGTTTTGACGCGGTGGTCCTTCCCGGCGGACTGGGCGGCACGAACGCCCTGGCGGCGGACGGCCGGATCATCACACTGCTCCAGGACACGGCGGCGGCGGGTAAGACCGTGGCGGCCATCTGCGCCGCGCCGATTGTGCTGGCGAAGGCGGGCCTGCTCAGGGGCCGCAACTTCACGGTGTATCCGGGCGCGCTCGACGGGCCTGCGGCGGGCGGCACCCTCACCGGCGCGGCGGTCGAGGCCGACGGCAACGTCCTGACCTCGCGCGGGCCGGGCACCGCGCTGGATTTCGCCCTGCACTTGGCGGAGCACCTCTGCGGCAAGGCCGTCCGCGACCGCGTGGAGAAAGACCTGGTGCGCTGA
- a CDS encoding sugar phosphate isomerase/epimerase yields MFYSGICDESGPDIATQIQAHRELGWEHMELRAIEGTNLTLLPEEKFDAVYGAVTEAGMKVSCFASAIANWARPITTDFSVDVEDLKGAIPRMRRFGTAFIRVMSYPNDPNSPIGEPEWRAEAIRRMKELAKIAEDGGIVLVHENCSGWGGLSAENSNILLGEVDSPALKVVFDTGNPVTYGQDAWDYYRQVRRDIVYIHIKDAKKIDGKDQYTYCGEGDGCVREIVADLLATGYDGGFSIEPHLAAVIHTGQAADDAARLYESYTEYGRRLMRLVDEVRPR; encoded by the coding sequence ATGTTTTATTCCGGCATTTGCGACGAGTCCGGCCCGGACATCGCCACCCAGATTCAGGCCCACAGGGAACTGGGCTGGGAGCACATGGAACTGCGCGCCATCGAGGGCACAAACCTGACCCTGCTCCCTGAGGAGAAGTTTGACGCGGTCTACGGCGCGGTCACGGAGGCGGGGATGAAGGTGTCCTGTTTCGCCAGCGCCATCGCGAACTGGGCCCGGCCCATCACCACGGACTTCAGCGTGGACGTGGAGGACCTGAAGGGCGCCATCCCCCGGATGCGCCGCTTTGGCACGGCGTTCATCCGCGTGATGAGCTATCCGAACGACCCGAACAGCCCCATCGGCGAGCCCGAGTGGCGCGCCGAGGCTATCCGCCGGATGAAAGAACTGGCGAAGATCGCCGAGGACGGCGGAATCGTCCTGGTCCATGAGAACTGCAGCGGCTGGGGCGGCCTGTCGGCGGAGAACTCGAACATTCTGCTGGGCGAGGTGGACAGTCCGGCGCTAAAGGTGGTCTTCGACACGGGCAACCCCGTGACCTACGGCCAGGACGCCTGGGACTATTACCGGCAGGTCCGGCGGGACATCGTCTACATCCACATCAAGGACGCGAAAAAGATTGACGGGAAGGACCAGTACACTTACTGCGGCGAGGGCGACGGATGCGTCCGCGAAATTGTCGCCGATCTGCTGGCCACCGGCTACGACGGCGGATTCTCCATCGAGCCGCATCTTGCGGCGGTCATCCACACGGGCCAGGCGGCGGACGACGCGGCCCGGCTCTACGAGTCCTATACCGAATACGGCCGGCGCCTCATGCGGCTGGTGGACGAGGTGCGGCCAAGGTAG
- a CDS encoding DUF1080 domain-containing protein, protein MFMTKRAALVAAALVLAVSGAWAQDVAEGQWINLFDGESLYGWTVFGNAEWGVQDGAIVCAKGDSGMLASTSQFGDFELAAKIRVSGNGTAGLEVRGSIEGHASETGGAALTLPAGAADAAFTEVVIRALGNTVEASVNGEKSTLSASRPLGSIALQFQKYHRDRRGPKVEVSEVKLRPLGLKPLFNGVDLDGWNIIPDKASKFSVVDGALNIKDGNGQIETAGVYKNFMLQLDIISNGEHLNSGVFFRGPVGVFWKGYESQVRNEWQRDDRAKPVDFGTGGVYGVNPARKVVSTDHEWFAKTVVANGNHFAVWINGYQVSDFYDTRPVAADGDGKNGYVDKAGTIHLQGHDPTTDLSFKNINIQEYPGD, encoded by the coding sequence ATGTTCATGACAAAGCGTGCCGCGTTGGTCGCGGCGGCCCTGGTGCTGGCGGTTTCCGGCGCCTGGGCGCAGGATGTGGCCGAAGGCCAGTGGATCAACCTTTTTGACGGGGAAAGCCTCTATGGCTGGACCGTCTTCGGCAACGCGGAGTGGGGGGTGCAGGACGGGGCCATTGTCTGCGCGAAGGGCGACAGCGGCATGCTGGCGAGCACCTCACAGTTCGGCGACTTCGAGCTGGCCGCGAAAATCCGCGTCTCCGGGAACGGCACGGCGGGGCTTGAGGTGCGCGGCTCCATCGAGGGCCACGCCTCCGAGACGGGCGGCGCCGCCCTGACACTGCCTGCGGGCGCCGCGGACGCGGCCTTCACCGAGGTGGTCATCCGCGCGCTCGGAAACACGGTCGAGGCGTCGGTCAACGGCGAGAAAAGCACGCTGTCCGCGTCGCGGCCCCTTGGCTCCATCGCCCTGCAGTTCCAGAAATACCACCGCGACCGGCGCGGGCCGAAGGTCGAGGTTTCCGAGGTGAAACTGCGCCCCCTAGGCCTGAAGCCCCTCTTTAACGGCGTTGATTTGGACGGCTGGAACATCATTCCGGACAAAGCCTCGAAATTCTCCGTCGTGGACGGCGCCCTGAACATCAAGGACGGCAACGGCCAAATCGAGACGGCGGGGGTCTACAAGAACTTCATGCTCCAGCTTGACATCATCTCGAACGGCGAGCACCTGAACAGCGGCGTTTTCTTCCGCGGCCCCGTAGGCGTGTTCTGGAAGGGCTACGAGTCCCAGGTGCGCAACGAGTGGCAGCGTGATGACCGCGCGAAACCGGTGGATTTCGGCACCGGCGGCGTCTACGGCGTGAACCCCGCACGCAAGGTGGTGTCCACGGACCATGAGTGGTTCGCCAAGACGGTGGTCGCCAACGGCAACCATTTCGCCGTGTGGATTAACGGATACCAGGTCAGCGACTTCTACGACACCCGCCCCGTGGCTGCGGACGGCGACGGCAAGAACGGGTATGTGGACAAGGCGGGCACCATCCATCTGCAGGGCCACGATCCGACCACCGACCTTTCCTTCAAAAACATCAACATCCAGGAGTACCCGGGGGACTGA
- a CDS encoding 3-ketoacyl-ACP reductase has translation MGKATALITGASRGIGRGIAIELARHGYDLAAMATRHDPANPEDGLASLQREAEALGVACLPVTGDISDLSRHEEIIDAVTDRFGGIDLLVNNAGVAPLVRADLLDCTPESYDRVMGINLRGPFFFSQAVARRMVAQTEAGAARAPKIVFITSISSRAASANRAEYCLSKAGLSMAAKSFAVRLAPHGIQVYDIQPGIIATDMTAAVTEKYDRLIGEGLLLTQRWGTPQDIGKAVAALAEGYFDYATGAVIEVGGGFGVERL, from the coding sequence ATGGGAAAGGCAACCGCACTCATCACCGGGGCGAGCCGGGGCATCGGCCGGGGCATCGCGATCGAACTGGCGCGGCACGGCTATGACCTCGCCGCCATGGCCACACGCCATGACCCGGCCAATCCGGAGGACGGCCTGGCCTCCCTCCAGCGGGAGGCGGAGGCCCTCGGCGTCGCCTGCCTGCCCGTGACCGGTGACATATCCGATCTTTCCCGCCATGAGGAGATTATAGACGCGGTGACTGACCGGTTTGGCGGGATAGACCTGCTGGTCAACAATGCCGGGGTGGCCCCGCTGGTGCGCGCGGACCTCCTGGACTGCACCCCGGAAAGTTATGACCGCGTGATGGGCATCAACCTGCGCGGCCCCTTCTTCTTCAGCCAGGCCGTGGCGCGGCGGATGGTCGCCCAAACCGAGGCCGGGGCGGCGCGCGCGCCGAAAATCGTCTTCATCACCAGCATCTCCAGCCGCGCCGCCAGCGCCAACCGCGCCGAGTATTGCCTGAGCAAGGCGGGCCTCAGCATGGCCGCCAAGAGTTTCGCCGTGCGCCTCGCCCCGCACGGCATCCAAGTCTACGACATCCAGCCCGGCATCATCGCCACGGACATGACCGCCGCCGTCACTGAAAAATATGACCGCCTCATCGGGGAGGGCCTGCTCCTCACACAACGCTGGGGAACCCCGCAGGACATCGGGAAGGCCGTCGCCGCCCTAGCCGAGGGCTATTTCGACTATGCCACCGGCGCCGTCATCGAGGTCGGAGGCGGATTCGGCGTGGAGCGGCTGTGA